CATTTTTCTGACAACCTTCATGCTCATCTTCATGGCAGAATTCGGAGACAAGACCCAACTGGCAGTGGTGGGGTTGAGCAGCACCAGCATCCCTCTTGCCGTCTGGGCAGGAGCCACCCTCGCCCTGATCACCACATCGGCCTTGGGTATCTGGGCCGGTTGCACGCTGTTGCAACGCATCCCCATCTCCCTGCTGCATCGGATCAGCGGGGTCTTTTTTATTGTGCTGGCCTTGTTTGCCGCATATCAAACATATCAGGCGCTGTAAGGTAGATTGACGCTGTCTGCTTCAATAATCAAAAGGACAAATCATGCACATTCACAAGCGGATATTGGTGACGGGCGGGGCTGGTTTTCTTGGGTCATGGCTGTGCGAGCGGCTTCTGGAGCGTGAATGCATGGTGATCTGTCTGGACAACTATTTCACGGGCACGCGCATGAACATCGAGCACCTGATGGACAACAAAAATTTCGAGATCATGCGCCATGACGTGACCTTTCCTCTTTTTGTCGAGGTGGACGAGATATACAATCTGGCTTGTCCGGCCTCGCCGATCCATTATCAGCACGATCCGGTGCAGACCACGAAGACCTCAGTCCACGGCGCCATCAACATGCTCGGTCTGGCGAAGCGCACCAGAGCCAAGATCATGCAGGCGTCAACTTCAGAAGTGTACGGCAATCCGGCTATTCATCCGCAGGAGGAGAGTTACTGGGGCAACGTGAATCCCATCGGTCCGCGTTCCTGCTACGACGAAGGCAAACGCTGCGCCGAGACCCTGTTTTTCGACTATCGCCGTCAGCATAATCTGCGGATCAAGGTGGCCAGGATTTTCAACACCTATGGCCCTCGGATGCACCCCAACGACGGCCGGGTCGTTTCCAACTTCATCGTCCAGGCTTTGCGCGGCGAACCCATCACCTTGTACGGCGACGGCTCCCAGACCCGATCGTTTTGCTATGTTGAGGACCTGATCGAGGGTTTTTTGCGACTAATGGACTCGCCGGACGATTTCACCGGTCCGGTTAATCTGGGTAATCCCGGTGAGTTCACCATTCGGGAGTTGGCGGAGAAAGTCGTTGCCATGACCAATTCTTCATCCGAAATTATCTTCAAGCCGCTGCCCAAGGACGATCCCGAACGCAGGCGTCCGGACATCACCTTGGCCAAGGAGCGTTTGGGATGGGAGCCGACCATCAAGCTGGAAGATGGTCTGGTCAAGACGATCGAATATTTCGAGCGTTTAATTCGCGAATTTGGCAATACCTGCAAAGGGATCTGATCACCACAGCGCGAATGGTCTCAGGGCGCTCCATCTCATCAAGAAAGGACCGGCTACCATGCAACAGCCCGTGCACGAACACGATACTCTGTATCTTTCCGCGCCTGTAAATGCGCTGGTTGAAGGCATTTACCGCCAGAACACCACTCTGGGCCAGCTCAGGGAGCATGGTGACTTTGGCTTGGGGACCTTCAACGACCTGGACGGAGAGTTGGTCCTGCTGGGAGGCTCAGCCTATCAGGTCACCGGAACCGGAGAGGTGCGCAGACCGGCGGATGACGTTTTGACCCCTTTTGCCTGCGTTTGCTTTTTCCGGGAACTGACCTTCGAAGATGTGGTTAGTGGGTTTGCCGACATGGCTGCCCTCATGTCCCTGCTTGAAAGGAGTTTTCCTTCGCCGAACATGATGTACGCGCTGCGGATCGACGGCGACTTCGAGTTCGTGCGCACCCGTTCGGTGCCCAGGCAGGATTATTATCGGCC
This DNA window, taken from Desulfonatronum thiosulfatophilum, encodes the following:
- the budA gene encoding acetolactate decarboxylase, with translation MQQPVHEHDTLYLSAPVNALVEGIYRQNTTLGQLREHGDFGLGTFNDLDGELVLLGGSAYQVTGTGEVRRPADDVLTPFACVCFFRELTFEDVVSGFADMAALMSLLERSFPSPNMMYALRIDGDFEFVRTRSVPRQDYYRPLVEVTKDQPVFEMHSLSGTLAGFYTPRFMASMSVPGVHLHFISEDRAFGGHLLQCRAVRARIGIQILRSLRMDLPVTLDYMTADLQRDTEKDLEMAEKE
- a CDS encoding UDP-glucuronic acid decarboxylase family protein, with translation MHIHKRILVTGGAGFLGSWLCERLLERECMVICLDNYFTGTRMNIEHLMDNKNFEIMRHDVTFPLFVEVDEIYNLACPASPIHYQHDPVQTTKTSVHGAINMLGLAKRTRAKIMQASTSEVYGNPAIHPQEESYWGNVNPIGPRSCYDEGKRCAETLFFDYRRQHNLRIKVARIFNTYGPRMHPNDGRVVSNFIVQALRGEPITLYGDGSQTRSFCYVEDLIEGFLRLMDSPDDFTGPVNLGNPGEFTIRELAEKVVAMTNSSSEIIFKPLPKDDPERRRPDITLAKERLGWEPTIKLEDGLVKTIEYFERLIREFGNTCKGI